In a single window of the Acyrthosiphon pisum isolate AL4f chromosome X, pea_aphid_22Mar2018_4r6ur, whole genome shotgun sequence genome:
- the LOC115033409 gene encoding uncharacterized protein LOC115033409 translates to MPHVSQIDILEILNGISDQQAFDSDFGGDSDAEDVRCVSSASNTPTSTTRGSKRKNAFNCGPSTNPLSSSSCNINSHDDSNLSTISSEVPKLSRLRSRKLKSAINSNVLQSSPGSKFDDSDFDPSYEPIPHIDTTDNILAENSDNENNMLNISEPLNIENMDLLVDFIENLDDDSNYIEDNNENNILFSFSKDQPLTSLSYDSFDFNEFYGPNVLVDIKSPMQNFDIYFSDFYQYIVDQSNLYSNQCGKNLNLSIIEFKAFLGILIIMGFHKLPSLRLYWSANENFYNHRISNIMTQKKIFKYITLFTLKR, encoded by the coding sequence ATGCCACATGTGTCACAAATTGacattttggaaatattaaatGGTATTTCAGACCAGCAGGCATTTGATTCAGACTTTGGAGGCGACAGTGATGCCGAAGATGTTCGTTGTGTTTCAAGTGCAAGTAATACACCAACTAGTACAACCAGAGgtagtaaaagaaaaaatgcatttaattgtGGTCCTTCTACAAACCCTCTTTCATCTTCCTCGTGTAATATTAATTCACATGATGACTCTAATTTATCAACCATTTCTTCAGAAGTGCCTAAATTATCAAGACTTAGATCCAGGAAATTAAAATCTGCAATTAATAGCAATGTTCTACAAAGCTCACCTGGCTCTAAATTTGATGACAGTGATTTTGATCCTTCATATGAACCGATTCCACATATAGATACAACTGATAATATATTAGCAGAAAATAGTGACAATgagaataatatgttaaatatatctgaaccattaaatatagaaaatatggaCCTCTTAgttgattttattgaaaatttagatGATGATTCTAATTATATAGaagataataatgaaaataacatattatttagtttttcaaaAGACCAACCTCTTACATCATTATCTTATGACtcttttgattttaatgaattttatggTCCTAATGTGTTAGTAGACATTAAATCACCCATGCAAAACTtcgatatatatttttctgatttttatcaatatattgttGACCAATCTAACTTGTACTCAAACCAATGtggcaaaaatttaaatttgtctattattgaatttaaagcTTTTTTGGGTATTCTTATAATAATGGGGTTTCATAAATTACCAAGTTTACGCCTTTATTGGAGTgcaaatgaaaatttttataatcacCGAATATCAAACATTATGAcccaaaaaaagatttttaaatatattacgctATTTACACTTAAACGATAA
- the LOC115033257 gene encoding uncharacterized protein LOC115033257, with protein sequence MSVSASTSNSRVRLEPISLPSFTGNIQDWQSFYDCFRVMVHEDNGFSSAQKFYYLRSHLELLHCGPQSLLAEVRRRYWPIKGRVIARSIFRRCIQCIKAKPTFETPSMGHLPKQRVQCTRPFTNTGVDFTGPFSVRSGIRGRPSKKAWIAIFVCFSIKAIHIEAVEDMTSAAFLAALRRFISRRGKPSTMWSDNGTNFVGAERELSECLLNVAKNLANEGVTWHFNPPSAPHFGGLWESGVKSAKYHLLRVLKESSLTYSELETLLCQVEACLNSRPLTPMSSDPFDTDPLTPAHFLIGGPMFFQPEPDLSNESPN encoded by the coding sequence ATGTCTGTCAGCGCATCAACCTCAAATAGTCGAGTCCGGTTAGAACCGATTTCATTGCCATCCTTCACTGGTAACATTCAAGACTGGCAATCGTTTTACGATTGCTTTCGCGTCATGGTGCATGAAGATAATGGATTTTCTTCAGCGcagaagttttattatttaaggtcTCATCTTGAATTATTGCACTGCGGCCCTCAATCATTACTCGCAGAGGTCAGACGTCGTTATTGGCCGATTAAGGGTAGAGTAATAGCTCGCTCAATTTTCCGTAGATGTATTCAATGTATTAAGGCCAAGCCCACATTCGAAACTCCAAGTATGGGCCACCTGCCAAAGCAACGTGTCCAGTGTACACGCCCCTTCACCAACACAGGTGTGGATTTTACAGGCCCCTTCTCTGTTCGCAGTGGAATAAGAGGAAGACCTAGCAAAAAGGCATGGATTGcgatttttgtatgtttttcaaTCAAGGCTATTCACATAGAAGCAGTAGAAGACATGACAAGTGCTGCATTTTTGGCTGCTCTACGCAGATTTATATCAAGGCGTGGGAAGCCATCGACTATGTGGAGCGACAATGGAACGAATTTTGTTGGAGCAGAAAGAGAGTTATCTGAATGCTTACTAAACGTGGCAAAAAATCTAGCAAATGAAGGTGTAACATGGCACTTCAACCCACCATCGGCACCACACTTTGGTGGGCTTTGGGAAAGTGGCGTAAAAAGTGCGAAATATCATTTACTACGCGTACTAAAAGAAAGTAGCCTGACGTACAGTGAACTGGAAACGTTATTATGCCAGGTAGAGGCCTGTCTCAATTCTAGACCACTCACGCCCATGAGCAGTGATCCATTCGACACGGACCCTCTAACTCCGGCGCACTTTCTCATTGGTGGTCCTATGTTTTTTCAACCAGAACCCGATCTATCGAATGAAAGCCCTAACTAA